From the Deltaproteobacteria bacterium genome, one window contains:
- a CDS encoding transketolase: MRLHEVLEKIARSVRYHILVSTSRAGSGHPTSSLSAADLMVGLMFGGNFRYDIGRPDHPNNDRLVFSKGHASPLLYALWVVAGARPQEELLTYRAFGSLLEGHPTPRFPHVDAATGSLGQGLSIGLGMALNARFLDRLPYRTFVLIGDSEMAEGSQWEALQIAAHYGLDNLIGILDVNRLGQRGETLYGHDMAAYTERISAFGWETIAIDGHSFSEIVEGYQASLAVSGKPVMLIARTLKGKGVSFLEDKEGWHGKALEKKDLDLALKELGDVDTSVRGELIPPEDLVPDIPATGEIEVLEYPVDVPVATRAAYGNALARVYPRYPEIVCLDGEVSNSTMSATFKEHYSKRFFEMYVAEQNMVGAALGLAVRGRMPFVSTFAAFFTRAFDQIRMSRYSDAHIIFVGSHAGVSIGPDGPSQMGLEDLAMFRTLPDAAVLYPSDAVSTERLVEAAAQYKGIAYLRTTRSKTPILYNSEDTFPIGGSKVLRRTGRDAVTVAAAGITLHEALAAADHLVKEGIAVRVIDLYSVHPLDRETLLRAQKETAAIVTVEDHYAAGGLGEAVAAVLPNATVHIMAVRKKPRSGTPEELLDDQGISRKSIAAEIREIMSCQAS; the protein is encoded by the coding sequence ATGAGATTGCATGAGGTCCTGGAAAAAATTGCCCGTAGCGTGAGATACCATATCCTTGTCTCCACGAGCCGCGCCGGTTCCGGTCATCCGACGTCAAGCCTCTCTGCTGCCGACCTTATGGTCGGCCTCATGTTCGGAGGGAATTTCCGGTACGACATCGGCAGACCCGATCATCCGAATAATGACCGGCTGGTGTTCTCCAAGGGACATGCTTCTCCTCTTCTCTACGCCCTGTGGGTGGTCGCAGGGGCGCGGCCCCAAGAGGAGTTGCTCACCTACCGGGCGTTCGGAAGTCTCCTGGAGGGGCATCCCACTCCCCGTTTTCCCCATGTGGATGCGGCCACCGGTTCCCTGGGCCAGGGTCTGTCCATAGGATTGGGGATGGCCTTGAACGCCAGGTTCCTGGATCGGCTCCCCTACCGGACATTCGTTCTCATCGGCGACAGCGAGATGGCCGAAGGCTCCCAGTGGGAAGCCCTGCAGATTGCCGCCCACTACGGACTGGACAACCTCATCGGCATCCTGGATGTGAACAGGCTGGGACAGCGGGGCGAGACCCTGTACGGTCATGACATGGCGGCCTACACAGAGAGGATCTCCGCGTTCGGCTGGGAGACCATTGCCATCGACGGACACTCATTTTCCGAAATCGTGGAGGGGTATCAGGCGTCTTTGGCGGTCTCGGGCAAACCGGTGATGCTCATCGCCAGGACCCTTAAGGGAAAAGGCGTCTCCTTCCTTGAAGACAAAGAAGGGTGGCACGGGAAGGCCCTCGAAAAGAAGGATCTGGACCTGGCATTGAAGGAGTTGGGAGACGTTGATACATCTGTTCGCGGTGAGCTCATCCCGCCCGAAGACCTCGTGCCCGACATTCCGGCGACCGGGGAGATCGAGGTATTGGAGTACCCTGTGGATGTGCCCGTCGCCACCAGGGCGGCTTATGGGAATGCCCTGGCACGGGTGTACCCGCGGTATCCGGAAATCGTATGCCTGGACGGAGAGGTGAGCAATTCCACCATGTCGGCCACCTTCAAGGAACACTATTCAAAGCGATTTTTCGAGATGTACGTGGCGGAACAGAATATGGTGGGCGCGGCCCTCGGACTGGCCGTAAGGGGAAGGATGCCCTTTGTATCCACGTTCGCCGCCTTTTTCACCCGGGCATTCGATCAGATCCGCATGAGCCGGTATTCCGACGCCCATATCATTTTCGTGGGTTCCCACGCCGGGGTGTCCATCGGACCGGATGGCCCCTCCCAGATGGGTCTTGAAGATCTGGCCATGTTCCGGACGCTTCCGGACGCAGCTGTTTTATATCCGTCTGATGCGGTTTCCACCGAACGACTGGTGGAAGCGGCCGCACAATACAAGGGAATCGCCTATCTCCGGACCACCCGGAGCAAGACCCCGATCCTTTATAATTCGGAAGACACCTTCCCCATCGGCGGCAGCAAGGTCCTCCGTCGGACCGGGCGGGATGCGGTAACGGTGGCGGCCGCCGGGATTACGCTCCACGAGGCACTGGCCGCAGCCGATCATCTTGTGAAGGAAGGGATCGCCGTCCGGGTGATCGATCTGTACAGCGTTCACCCCCTGGACAGGGAGACCTTGTTGAGGGCGCAAAAGGAGACGGCCGCCATCGTGACCGTGGAGGATCATTATGCCGCAGGGGGACTGGGCGAGGCGGTGGCAGCGGTCCTTCCCAATGCCACGGTCCACATCATGGCGGTGCGCAAGAAACCGCGGAGCGGCACCCCCGAGGAACTCCTCGACGACCAGGGAATTTCCCGGAAGTCGATTGCAGCCGAAATAAGGGAGATTATGTCATGCCAAGCATCCTGA
- a CDS encoding carboxypeptidase regulatory-like domain-containing protein, which yields MTENKKCRWVGSGLLVIVLILSLYSMASGALFIEQGERNGVAYATGGIGLEEREAMEKMAGNYSLKVELAATSGSYLADIKVCITDMGGKKVFEYSTSDPWLYVDLAAGTYKITASFKQESRMQEVKVDTGLKTVMFHWKR from the coding sequence ATGACCGAAAATAAAAAGTGTCGCTGGGTTGGAAGTGGGCTCTTGGTGATCGTATTGATCCTGAGCCTGTATTCGATGGCATCGGGTGCCTTGTTCATCGAACAGGGGGAGCGCAACGGCGTGGCCTATGCCACCGGGGGGATCGGTCTCGAAGAACGTGAGGCCATGGAAAAGATGGCGGGCAATTACAGCCTCAAGGTCGAGCTGGCAGCGACATCCGGGAGCTATCTTGCAGACATCAAGGTGTGCATCACGGATATGGGTGGGAAGAAAGTTTTTGAATACAGCACCTCCGATCCCTGGTTGTACGTGGACCTTGCCGCAGGCACTTACAAGATCACTGCATCCTTTAAGCAGGAATCCAGGATGCAGGAGGTGAAGGTGGATACCGGCCTGAAAACCGTCATGTTCCACTGGAAGCGGTAA
- a CDS encoding PAS domain-containing protein, with product MKEFQTKEALPCINDDILEAIFTNIHFLVAYLDRDLNFLKVNKAYADMSGKSPEFFIGKNHFQLYPHKEKQDIFQRVVETGKPYHAFAKPFVYRDQADPGVTYWDWSLLPIKGPQDTVTSLILTLVDVTERKEAEERMNVYIKELERSNRELEEFAYVASHDLQEPLRKIQTFGELLKSQLTDALPPDAEDSLERMVRAATRMRTLIESLLTYSRITTKARPFQRVDLTAITKDALSNLDAVITQKNARIEVNALPGIEADPHQMLQLMQNLISNSLKFQKKETIPVIRIWAPTPFTSGADDAKAPSHNTLCEIRVQDNGIGFRETHLDRIFIAFQRLHGRSAYDGVGIGLAICRKIVDRHGGNITAESTPDKGSTFIVRLPFRQNRE from the coding sequence ATGAAAGAATTCCAGACCAAAGAAGCACTTCCCTGTATCAATGATGACATACTTGAAGCTATTTTCACTAATATTCATTTTCTGGTAGCATATCTGGACCGCGATCTTAATTTCCTGAAAGTGAACAAGGCCTACGCAGATATGTCGGGAAAATCCCCTGAATTCTTTATAGGCAAGAATCACTTTCAACTTTATCCCCACAAGGAAAAACAGGATATTTTTCAAAGGGTGGTGGAAACGGGAAAACCCTACCATGCCTTTGCAAAACCTTTTGTATACCGTGACCAGGCCGATCCAGGCGTTACCTACTGGGATTGGAGTCTCCTCCCCATAAAGGGACCTCAGGATACGGTGACATCCCTCATCCTCACCCTGGTGGATGTGACCGAACGAAAAGAGGCTGAAGAGAGAATGAACGTCTACATCAAAGAGTTGGAGCGCAGCAATAGGGAACTGGAAGAATTCGCCTATGTCGCCTCTCACGATCTTCAAGAGCCGCTTCGCAAAATCCAGACCTTTGGCGAACTTCTCAAGAGCCAGCTCACTGACGCCCTCCCTCCCGATGCCGAAGACTCACTCGAACGGATGGTGAGGGCAGCGACACGGATGAGGACACTCATCGAGTCCCTGCTCACCTATTCACGAATCACCACAAAGGCGCGGCCTTTCCAACGGGTGGATCTGACGGCAATCACAAAAGACGCCCTTTCCAATCTGGATGCCGTCATCACTCAGAAAAATGCCCGAATAGAGGTAAATGCTCTGCCAGGCATTGAAGCCGATCCTCACCAGATGCTCCAACTCATGCAGAATCTCATTTCAAACAGCCTCAAGTTCCAGAAGAAAGAAACCATCCCGGTCATCAGGATATGGGCGCCGACCCCTTTTACATCAGGCGCTGATGATGCCAAAGCCCCCTCCCACAATACCCTGTGCGAAATCAGGGTGCAGGACAACGGCATCGGCTTCAGAGAAACCCACCTGGACCGGATCTTTATCGCCTTTCAGCGCCTGCATGGCCGGAGCGCCTACGACGGCGTGGGGATCGGGCTTGCCATATGCCGTAAGATCGTGGACAGGCACGGGGGTAATATTACCGCAGAAAGCACACCGGATAAGGGGAGCACCTTTATCGTCAGGCTGCCTTTCCGCCAAAACAGAGAGTAA